A window of Rhododendron vialii isolate Sample 1 chromosome 13a, ASM3025357v1 contains these coding sequences:
- the LOC131314562 gene encoding uncharacterized protein LOC131314562 isoform X4: MVHLGGAKLMTDIADKIGVGVHFNPFVSRKDKMFKYGVVRIDDLIRDIFNWERFYLSGRLQKPVCVLVDNLDIGNINSVNLRAATSAALLLSPSKFSEEDLYARICSLSYMGDLRMLFAEDKNKVNKIVQGQFALFQSMYKPILEEFAAKNLLRFTSSAGNQANVSQDCGLSAVSSLVSRLPPAIRSEMALKLGNKTPLSNSGQVTRELVIGSREKAAECMRKIVRHRVMVSSARQAVSGFLTVGAVHGVRYLANKMHKAWKSWT; the protein is encoded by the exons ATGGTTCACCTTGGTGGTGCAAagctg ATGACTGACATTGCAGATAAAATTGGTGTTGGAGTGCACTTCAACCCATTTGTTAGTAGGAAGGACAAG ATGTTCAAGTATGGAGTGGTTCGGATAGATGACTTGATCCGAGACATATTCAATTGGGAGAGGTTCTATTTGAGTGGTCGTTTACAAAAACCT GTTTGTGTACTTGTGGATAACTTGGATATAGGAAATATAAACTCTGTTAATTTGAGGGCGGCAACCTCTGCTGCTCTGCTGCTTTCTCCATCTAAATTCTCAGAG GAAGATTTATATGCCAGGATATGTAGTCTCTCGTACATGGGGGACTTGCGAATGTTATTTGCAGAGGACAAGAATAAG GTGAACAAGATTGTACAAGGGCAATTTGCATTATTCCAATCAATGTATAAACCAATTCTTGAAGAATTTGCAGCCAAGAATTTGTTGAGATTCACTTCATCTGCTGGTAACCAAGCAAACGTTTCTCAG GATTGTGGTTTATCTGCAGTTTCCTCCCTTGTTTCTCGTCTTCCTCCGGCTATCAGAAGCGAGATGGCATTAAAGTTGGGGAATAAGACACCCCTGAGTAATTCTG GTCAAGTCACACGTGAACTTGTGATTGGTTCAAGAGAGAAAGCAGCGGAATGCATGCGGAAGATTGTGAGGCATAGGGTTATGGTTTCAAGTGCCAGGCAAGCTGTCTCTGGTTTTCTGACAGTTGGTGCTGTTCATGGAGTTAGATATCTCGCAAATAAAATGCACAAGGCTTGGAAATCCTGGACATGA